TCTCGGGGACCAGGCCGGGTAGGGTGAGGTCGAAAAACTGCACCGGAAAACCGCCGGTCGCCGTGCCCAGCCAACCCAAAACCGGCATCAGGATCAGGGCAACATAAAAGAGCGTATGCACGGTCAGACTGGCCGCACGCTCGAATCCGGTCAGAGGCGGTTGATAGACCGGAGACCGAAAAAGACGCTTGAGGCCAAGGCGCAGAAGCATCAGGGCAAGCAGCAGGATACCGAATGTCTTGTGGTAACCGTAGAGCTGATTGGTCATCTCCAATCCGACCAGATCCTTCAGCCCATCGAATCCGAGGGTACCCAAGAGGGACCCGACAGCGAGCAAACCCAAAACCAGCAGGGCAATCAACCAATGCAGGAGTCGCTGAGCATAGTTGTAACGAAGGGTCTCCATCCAATCCTCCGAAAGACATTGATGTGATTGATCACGTCGGCTGCGCTATGCTCCTTGCGCGCCAAAACGCCCAACCCCGGGCTATCCAACGCGGTTTCTTCCGGTCGCTTTCCAGCCATAAGGTAGTACCTGTGGGCACCGACACAACCATCAATCGGACGCGGACGTCTTGGGCTTTGGCCAAACAAGAACGCCGAGACACCACGACAAGACGGACATGATCCGAACCGACGACAACTCGACCTTCTCCGATCGCGCCCGCGCGGCCCTGCTCGCCCATGCGTGCGGCGACCGCTTCGGCGCCCCGCTCGAGTTCGTGAAGGATGCGAGCGTACGCACCCGCCCGGTCCACTTAGGCCATTGGACCGACGATACCCACATGTCGCTCTATCTGGGCGCGGCGATCTTGGATCATGGACCGGGTCCGCTCGAGCCCGATCGTTTCGGTACGCTGGTGGGCGAGGCGTTCGTGCGCTGGAGCCATGACCCTCTGACCCCATCGACCGCGCCGGGCGGTACCTGCCTGACCGGGACCGCCCGCTTCGAGCGAGACCGCGACTGGACCGCCAGCGGGGTGCGCGAGTCCGACGGCTGCGGGGCGGTGATGCGGATCGTGCCCTTGGCGCTGGCCTTTCGGGGCGAGGACCTGATCGATGCCGCGCGTATCTCGTCGCTGCTCACCCACGCCCATCCCAACGCGGTCGAAGCGGCCATCGCCGGGGCCTGGCTGGTCCGGGCGATCTTGGAGACGGGACGCTGGGACACGACGCTTGTCGAAGAGGCGATCCAAGGACTCGACGGGCCTTGGCATCAAGGCGGAGAGGTTGCCGCGAGCCTGCGCGCAGCACTGGCATGGGCGCGCCGCGGCGAGGACTGGCTCGACGAGGACGCCATCCCGCCGGGGGACGGCGGCTGGCGTTCCGGCAGTGCGCTGGGCCTCGCGGTGGGGGCAGCGCTGCGCTGGCCGGCCGATCTGGGTCTGGCGGTCGAGAAGGCCGCGCGAATCCGCGGTGATTCGGATTCGGTCGCCTGTCTCGCAGGCGCCCTGCTGGGCGCGGCGCTGGGCACGGGGGCGATCCCGACGTCGTGGCTCGACACCCTGCCGCAGCGCCCGGAGATTGCCGGGCTCGCGGATCGCCTGCTCGGGCTCGACGCATGAAGGCCACATACCCGCCGATGGCGGCGAGGAGGATGCGCTCGAGCAGGACGCGACCTCGCCAGCGCAACGACCGGAACGGGCGCGACACCGGGCCGACCTAAAGGCGTCCGAGCGCGCACGCCATCAGAAACCTCCGCCGGTACGAAAGCCGCCGCCGCTCCCGCCGCGCTTCCGGGCGCCGCTCGAC
The sequence above is drawn from the Thiocapsa rosea genome and encodes:
- a CDS encoding cytochrome b, coding for METLRYNYAQRLLHWLIALLVLGLLAVGSLLGTLGFDGLKDLVGLEMTNQLYGYHKTFGILLLALMLLRLGLKRLFRSPVYQPPLTGFERAASLTVHTLFYVALILMPVLGWLGTATGGFPVQFFDLTLPGLVPENKELSKTLFQLHGIVGWVILGLILIHVSAAIYHWRIKHDGVMKRMSLF
- a CDS encoding ADP-ribosylglycohydrolase family protein, with translation MIRTDDNSTFSDRARAALLAHACGDRFGAPLEFVKDASVRTRPVHLGHWTDDTHMSLYLGAAILDHGPGPLEPDRFGTLVGEAFVRWSHDPLTPSTAPGGTCLTGTARFERDRDWTASGVRESDGCGAVMRIVPLALAFRGEDLIDAARISSLLTHAHPNAVEAAIAGAWLVRAILETGRWDTTLVEEAIQGLDGPWHQGGEVAASLRAALAWARRGEDWLDEDAIPPGDGGWRSGSALGLAVGAALRWPADLGLAVEKAARIRGDSDSVACLAGALLGAALGTGAIPTSWLDTLPQRPEIAGLADRLLGLDA